The Puntigrus tetrazona isolate hp1 chromosome 3, ASM1883169v1, whole genome shotgun sequence nucleotide sequence TGCCATCCTGGCCACGTTACTACAGAGTGATATTAACAGTACATGTAATATCAAggttgtactttattttattgtacgtGTACTTACTTGTACTTACAGTGTCAAATGTCAAATGTACTGGTAACATAAGATAACTGAAtggggttaggtttaggggtaggttcAGTGTTATTACTAGTCATTATCTATTTCTTGTAATTGCTAtaataagtacatagtatgaAGGAACGgggctgtaaaataaagtgctaccaatataaaaataaagaaatatgaaattattgttAGTAACAGAGAAAAACTATGCACTGGATCTATTGTAGACACAGTACGCTCTACTAATATTGGCACCCTTATAAATGTGAGCCAAACtggctgtaaaaataaatttgtatcTTTATCCTTTAGAtctttcattcaaataaatgaggctatcattaaagtaaaacaatagGAAATGGGGGGAAATCTCATTATctaattgatgtttttatgaagaGTTTCTAGTGGTGCCTATAATTGTAGCTAACATGCATTGGAGAAAACTTTCAACATATTTACTTCAATGAAACATTATAATAGCGATGATAGCACATCAAACAGCGATGTGTGTCCTTATTATAACCTTATTATAAATTAGGGGGAGAAattgaaaacaattatattttcaagcaaaaaaagtaagaaaatgaACACAGATTCTGAGAACTTACGTTGCGACACAATCCAGAGCAATGTTCTTAGCTCTGAAACCGAGGACCACAAAGACAACCAGAGAGGCCAATACTGAGGTCATGAAGTTGATGCTAGACACCATGATGGCGTCCCGGTGGCAGTTGTTATGCACAGGGTTGTAGGATGAGTAAGCGATCACAGAGCCGTATCCCAGACCCAGTGCAAAGAACACCTGTGTAGCAGCCTGACGCCACACCTGCACTTCCCCCCAAATCTCCAGCTgataaagacagagagaaatacaCTATGATTACGCAATCCGATTTAGATATTGCATTTGACGTGCTTTTCAGTTGCACTTTCTGAGAGTAGTGTGAGCTCTTGTTGTCACCTTGggataaaacatatatttaatgcCGTCCATAGCGCCGTCCAACATGAGCCCTCGGATTAGAAAACAGATCAGCACGGCGTAAGGAAACACAGAGGAGAAATACATCACCTGGAGAAAAGAGGAGACaaatcattacttttttaagaaatgtctgCTGATTTGGCAACACACTGTCCGTTCACGgataataaaacaacacaaaaatagtGAAACACTAACATTGCAAAAATATGGCttgataaaatgattttttacttGAGGTTAGGGGATAAACAATatcataaacaataaataaacagtagatGTACAAGAAAAGTCTCCACCATGATAGAGTGCATGCCGTACCTTGGCAGAAGACTTGATGCCTTTGATCATTGCGAGACACACTATAGCCCAGGCTGCAAGCAGGCAACCAGTCATGATGGGGTTAAACTCTCCTGACTGGTCTATGGAGTCGGAGATATCCAGAGCCTTTCTGAACCAGAAATATGAGGTAGGAGAGCTTGACGCACATTCCTTCACTAAGACAGGAAGATGAGATGTGTTACAACACAGCCGTACGAAAAAACCCTTTATATCAAAGTCACGCAATATACAAAGAGTATAATTATCAGGGATGTAGCGAGTAACTGACTAGTGGAGTGCTCATTAGTAGATTGCTAACACTATTcaatttttttccatatttgaaTAGAAATAGGCCTCTGCCCTTAGGCAACAACAAATGTATTCTTCCACTGAACCCTTGACCTAATGTTTGAATGCAGTAggttttactgaaaaaaactgatgtttttattacagcATACTGTGAATTAAAATTTCCTTAActgttttaattctgtttttatttattaataaatcctTTACTTCTTCTACTATTCAAGAGTTTGAGATCATTTTTTaagtcttatgctcaccaaagctacatctatttaaaacatacagcagtgcaatataatttaaaatcactgtttttatgtattttacggtattttaatatattttaatgtgtagtTATTAAAGGCATTTTCTGCAGCCATTTTTATCATcaagaaatcattaaaatatggaGATtcactgctcaagaaacattaaatcatattataaatttttcaaacatttgtgaTGCGTTATATTTTCGAGAAAAACTGCTTATTTTCTGAACAATTTTTGTATCAGAAATACCTTTGCGGCCatttttgatcgatttaatgcattcttgttgaataaaaatatgaatatattcacaaacacaaaaactttttgacctcaaacttttgaacagtaacaTGGTAAGAAACTAATAATATGTGTACTACAAAATAGCCATTTCATGAGATGTTTGTGAGCAACGTACCTGTCTGGTTTGAGATCATGTCTACAGGACACTGTTCCCATGGCAATGGATACTGGAATGAATTGCCCATATAGAACAGAGACCAGGCAATGATCACATTATAGTACAGGGCCACGAAAAAACAAACCTGAGAAAAACAAGAGCAGCATGAAAACGCCTGTGTAGATGTATTTTTCTAAACCATACAGAAAGTCAGAAAATAGTCACTGTCCTTATCTTTACTGATTCTGTTACTGAAAGACAAACTCGGACAACCTCACTTATCGTGTAAGATACCAACATCATGGAACTTCTGCCATATGGTCTTACTGACAATCTGATACAGTTATCATACAAGCACACAGGAAATCCTCTTATATTCTCATACGGAGAAGAAAAACTCCcactcctcacacacaaacatagacTATATATATCAACAATGTATGTATACGCTGCAGCTATTTTTGTAACACTCCTCACAACAGTGAAAACCTAAAAAGCTGGCCGTGTTATTTAAAGGCGTCTCAGAATAAAACGGACGCTTTTGTTTTGACAATTCCACCCGGCATGGCACAAATATTTTCTCTagattttctaattttattacatCAGCCACAAAATACTTGTGGCTTCTTCACCTGTGTGCAGACAGGTCCAAATTTCCTGCTGCAAGTGATCTGGGGCTTTACAGAAGCTCCCATAAATCCCATAAACCGAGTAAAAAGAATGCCATGTCATGTAACCACCAGACAAAACATGACACCGTTcaacttgttttaaatataaactcatCAGTAATATCAACACAGCATTTTAGGTCTACGTCTGTCATAATGTGTACTATGCACTAGCAAAATTGGgcatttagtttgtttatgtgtgtgtgaatatgtaaatatgtgtgtatatacatatacaatctACATATGTATATTGTCgtgcatatgtatacataagCTCAATgctataatgcaataaaatcatttactaCTAACTACTCAAATACTTGTTATTCTCATATAGGGAGTGTTTTACCATGCAGCTGGAATAACCGATCCCGGCGAGGCGAGGCGAGATGTGTTTCCAGACCCCGATGCTGCCCTGACGGATGCTCTGCCCGGCCGCTAGCTCCATGAAGAACAGAGGAACCCCGATAACGAGCAACAGCATTACATACAGTAACATAAAGGCACCTGAAGACAGAGAGTGTGAGATTACGttaacaaacatttcattttcacacaCGCATGCAATGAACACAAGTACCCACCTCCTCCATTTTGGTGGCAGAGATAGGGGAACCTCCAGACGTTGCCCAGGCCGACGCTGAAGCCCACCTGAGCGAGCACATACTGCAGCTTACTGTCCCACGCTGGCCTGTCGTCCTCCGGCCCATCAGCTCCCGCAGACCCCTCTTCATCTGCCGCCACCAGAACCATGTCTGATCGACTCTCGGCCAAAACACTGCCATCCTCATCACTGGGCAACGGCAGCTTCTCCATCTAGAGAAGACACAGCATTTAGAGGTCACGAGATAATACGAACGATGACCAGTCAgtcttattttagtatcattcatatactaatattataaattagattttatttttatattttttgtaattttttttgtgtttgtgtttctattttgtgtttcatttcagctattttactacataaacttaattattttagctatatcaaaatttttgttgcattttttatcttttcattccttttatttcagctttatgtctgaatgaaatacttttatttcagttttagttaccGACAACAACACTTCCAGCTTCCAGCGTAGCTCCTTGTTTTAACCACCTTGGATAAAATGGTGAAGCGGTTCtaatgttataatgttataatgttcCTTTCAGGTTCTCAGCAATTACATTGTCAATAGAAGGTCTAAAACAGTGACATACAAGAGAAAAGAATACGTTCAACGTGATTTTTACAGTACACGAAAACAAGCACACCCGTTTCACAGAAAACCACGGGAACCGCTAACCCACTATTTCTCTTTATCTGTCTCTCCTCTCCGCTGTATTTACTTCTCTCGTTTTTTCTTGGACTCTCTCACTCTTCCCTGGAGAGAAGTGAAAGgattctttgttttctttgtgtaagtTGGAGTGAGTAAAGTCAAAAAGTCAAGGCCAACTtgccatctctctctttccctccagCTATCACTGTTCTTCTCACTTCAAGGTAAACAGAAGATTATGGTGTAGAATGTGCACCACTGAGAGCAGAAAACCAGAGCGAAGAGAGCATGGAAAGGCTAAATCAATCAGTTAGCCTATATGATCTACATGTCCATGTACTTGTTTAATACAGCATAATgcttaaaaagacatttaatcatttgtttaaatctcttcttttattaatataaaattattatatatttttttaaggcgTACAGTCACTAACCCCTTCTGTATATCTAAATCTCTTTATCTTAGAAATAATCCAGACATTCTCCAGTGGAGATAAAGCTCAGCCGAACACAAGCGACaaataacaaacataaaagTGCGTATTTCAAAATGGTGGCTTatagtcttgtttcttttacaaataacaaatgtttGCATAAAGATCGGGCCAAATAGTTTAAAGTCAACAGAAGGCGACCACAACTACAGCCCGCAAACATAATTCTAGCATGGGAGTCCGGttcaaaactaatttttacaaaaactgtattttacatgagatttaataaacatacagaGGCCCTCCTTGAGATTGTGAAACACACAACCAGGCATGTACGAGAATATTTAGGCTGGTtaattgctgtttattttcaaCTGTTAGAAATCAAGAAGCTCTTTGAGTCGTAGCTTGTTTCCAAGCTAAGGCTCCAGAGAGATGGGAACTTACATAATGTCtggaaataaataacagtatgAGAAgcggaaaaaataaaacaactgtaatagaaaaatacaaaagaaaaaaagtattctacgttaatatctatttatattcaaatatatttttatttttgtaaatatatataatatatataaatataatatatttttgtaaaagtatataataaataaaaaagatagaaaagaaaCAGAGCAAGCTAGTGTTAGACcacttttgttaattgtatgataaataaaaagaaaaggaaaagacagaatagaaaaattgaatttaatattgaataaatatattttcaagttaacttttcaataattttggttaataattcataatttataattcAATGCTTTTCAATGTATAGCTGGGTCTGTGTGCatgaaaatacatgtatatagtTGCCTTTATGCTTCATGAAAGGGGATCATCATATTTGCAGGTATTAAAAGGGTTTAAAACGTTGAAAACCCCTGAACTGGGGCGTAACATAAAGTCATGCGTCTACATACAGTTTCACGGCTAAAGAGGCCATATGGGTAAACGTTGACTTGAAAGAGTCAAGTCTAGCACTATTTACCCACCGCATGAAGAAGGACCCAGCTCAGGGATCTagtatagtagtagtagtatagaTGTTAATGCCATATCAGCATCTGAGGCTACAAcgttacagaaataaaatataatggtaaaaaaaaaatctcactaaACAAGTCCTAAAATGAGCTTACTACATAAAACTGTTTACTTGCATTACTTCAAATGGGACGGTCCAATAAATATATGGGTATTCCTCTGGGATCTATGCACTCTCCACTGTGAGAGTGGAAAAGTACAGATGTCCAGATCCCTCTCTTTAGCAAAGACTGAGTGAGAGAGCATgtgagagaaggagaaagaggtGTGTTGCTGCGTCAGAGCTGAGTGACCGACAGGCGGACTTTGTGAGGTGGAAAGTTGTCAAGGTGTCCGATGCCTCTATGATGATCTTGTGACAGGGGAAAAGTAAACATCTCGTCTCTCTCGTGTCTCTTTGCCCTTGCATGCCTAGGTAGCTGTTTGGCGCGACAACTCTGCcaattacacaataaaaaaagacaaaaggctGACCGAACCTAGTGGGAAAGTGAACAGATTTTTGTTAATCCTCCAAATGCCTTTTCTACGAGTGCCAGTGACCTTCCCACTCAACCGGTTATTTGATTGGCTGTGCTATTTTTCTGTGCCAGTCTCATTTCGTTTATGGGACAGCGCATGACAACGCATGACTATGCAGGTAGACAGTATCAACAACGCTGACTGAAATATCTCTCGCTGTCATTATTTCTCTCATTGTTTACATACGTCTGATTAAAAGAAGCTAactttcatttgtgtttcaggGTAAGAAAGATAAGAGACAATTTCACATAAAAACGTTAAGataaaacaaaacgtttttAGTCTGCAACAAAAGCTGGCCgttaatctttttaaaaaatatatatgatttatgtttctgaaactgtacaaattattaatttatttactaattgcttgatatttggaaaatgtttatacataatCCATGTTTTTCTAAATAGTGCAGCGTTTTGGGTCAACCTCAGCTGCTTTTactgtgctatataaatatacattttgaccggaagtttaaattaaaacgcacaatgtttatatttgtcTGAAATCTTTAGCAACATCACCAGCTTGGTGCAAATCTGGCAGCTGACGGTATTTTAGGGACATACCATTCCAACCAACCAGGAATAGCCTATAATACATTACACACCACCAATGCTTTGCACTCATTGTTTCAGCctgtaaataaactgtaaatactAAGTAAAGTAGAATAAATCACAGAGCCTATATACTTCATATATTAAAGACCGAGACCAACGACTGCGTTAGAACTTTTATGCAAAGTCTCAAATGCAATAGGACATAACGTGTTAAGTTTCTTACGCGTTTGTCGGTAGAGGATGGCAACGAAATAGGAACTTCTAAGGTAATGCATCCGACTCCTATCCACACGGGCACGAATGTTAAGGACTGGCTTTTTTGCAAGTCCTTAACAACTTGCGATTCAGTTGAAAAGTAATCGCTTGCAGCGTAACCTATGAGAAAACTTGCAGCAGTTCTTTTTGACTCTTACCTTGCAGTCCGTTTCAGGGGGAGTTGCCCTgtagtaggtttttttttttggcttaaaCCGCTAATCTTCTACTGGCAGCCTCTGTGTTATCGATTCGGCTAAAGAAAATCCCGTCGTGCAATATTTGTACCCCGCTCTTGGGGATCGCCACGTTGGAGGGCTCGGCTCCTAATGTACAACTTTGGTAAAAGGCAAATGTAACGCCAGACCCTGACGTTGTGTCGGGTGCTCTGTCATTGGAGAACAACTCGTGAACTTTTTTACCTATGTTGTAACGTGCCCTCCCCCTTCTTGACAGCTCTTTGTGTCACATTACAGAACACGCGGAGCTCCCCTTTTGGGGTCTGCATTCTCTTTAACATCAAAACAACGACGAACATAACAATATACCCACCCGTGTGAACACCTACGGAGCTGCGAGTGCGTAGAGTTCATTGAAGTGATATTAAATCACGTCGGGTGCTGCTGTGGACAGTTAAATGAGGATCGTGCACGGTAACGCGCGAGCGCTAAGCTCCACCTCGCGCCACGCctcttgtttatattttgaacgAGCACATTGTTGTTCGTATGCGTCGAGAGACTGTGGAAAGTCAGTGGGTGCGCATAGATACCACATCTGTTACACGAGCACAAGTTAAGTAGTTCTTGCATGAAGGCACGTTGACAGGCCTGCGTTACgtaacaaaactttttttttgccaagtaGGCCTTCGCACTTTTTAACACGCGAGGGCGCAATTGCCTTACCTAAATTTATAAAGAGTATCTTATTATCGCTATCGTTGTTCTTTACTGGACGCACTTATACAGATACGGGCAtaattctgtattattttgGGGTGCTACCCCATGCCTTGGATAAAACTGAAAGGCTGACAGCGCTGGAGATTTAAACTGAACCGAATCTTTTGAATCCTTCACTGACTCGTTCAGCCTTTTATGCAGGCACTGCTTTCCACTGGTTTGCGTTCATTCGCTTGTGACACAAACAAGCCCACTAGAAGGAGCTAACTTAGTTTGAAACTTGGTTAAGTTGTACGCGGTGTCATTATGTTTTTTCTTGCACCTTGTCGTTTAACAAAAGTGTAGGGAATCCTAGCTGATTGGTATGAGCAGAGGACGACGGCGCAAACAAAGATACAGGTTTGCAGTATTGTGATAAATGGACAGAGCTAGATTAATTGTAGTCCTTTACTGATTCCAATTTACGTGACAACAAGTTTGTAACCTAATCTATTAAGTAttgaaatcattattattattattttttataggattaatgcattaaatattacattaaatgctTTCCACGACGTTCCCAAATAACGTtgttattttaggttttaatgaaaagttggtaattaattaaataataaaaaaattcattttcaaatgacatCAATCAAAATACAACACTTAACCTACTAAAAATGAAACCAACGTATGCAAGTGTAATATTTCTTCAAGTAAATATATTAGGTGAGGATGTTTAGATGACATGCCTGCATAACATATAGGTAAGAAATGATGTGaatctttgcattttaatgtatttaaaaaagacaaaagccaTTAAAAACTATAGTGGGTAAATAACACAGTGAGtggtaatgaaaataaaatgcatgtgttCATTACTGGTTGATGCAATGTTCAATTTTTACAACTGAAAGGGTTTGtgtaaattcatatttacataagATTATTAACGAAAgatcatttaaatttgattaagAGAAACtagaaagaatgaataaattatggataatttattgcttttgtgtaataatatgtaatcaacaacaacaacattttttaaatttaatttaattgcaagtACTTATGTAATTCAGATTACCTGTAATCAGTTGCTACCCAGTTCTGAAAATAGAAATTGATGAAAGACTGTACTTTCCACGGGCTGAATGTATGAAAAAAGGCCATAGAGTGTGACATCATATCCTGTTTGGTGTCCTAATAAATTTAGCACATTTTCGCGGTAGGTGGATATAAGCAAGTCGTATTGAgtgaatcatttaattatttacttaaccTGTTTACTAAATACAAATAAGTTgtcaaaaatctatttaaagacTGCATTGCTCAATTAATCGCTTTATAGATTGAAAATGCAGAATGGTGCTTTGACTGAGAGGAAATTCAGGCACAAAAAGTGCCATGTGAAACTTAATTCACAGTTCCTGCTGGGATGAACAGCATTTGTGCTCTACTTGGCAAAGAATCCGAGGCAATAGATAGCATTCATATCAAAATGACACAGTCACTGTAAGTGAGAGGTTATGTAAGTGTGggagtgtatttttatttactttgtgtatattttgtgaaattcttctatatacattttatacctCTTATATACTAATGTATTCATATCTAATAATAGCTgccatttacaattttttttgcagaaatttTCCAAAAACTGAGCAAGCTACAGAGTTTTTATAAGAATAACAAATGCTTCATAACGATGAGATatgattgtttaaaaatgaaaacaacaacaatgcatTACTAATACAATCTATGCATCAAAAGTGTTGCAGTAAGATAATATCAAGTCTAAATGTATTGGGTGCTGACAGCAAACACTGCATAAATTGACCTAGACTCAAGAAAGTACTTCAAATAGCTTCAGCACTGAGCTAACATCATTTCTTTACACCTGTGAGTGACAGGAACcgtggaagagagagaaaaaaaaaaagaaagagggagggCATGAGAAGAATGACAGATCTAGACAAACAAGCTCAGCCTGAACACACTGCATTGAAGCAGTGACCGATGCACTGCTGAAGACTCTGTGGCTCTGTGAGTATTGCATTTATGTGTCTTTACGTATGAATACATACGTTTATGGatgttttacactttttatattttctataatcTAATTTGGGGTTCTCAAAGTTTCTTACAAAAACCTTATCTCTGTGAAGATCTGATGTGTTTATTGTCTCGCAGAGGAATGTAAGAGGAATGCAGTCATCAGAATGTAGTAACACACTTCCACCCATGTTTCTATGCACCTTCATATCCTGAAactcaggagagagagagagagagagagagagagagaagagtccAGGCTTTCTTCAAGTTAAACAGATCAACTTGTTTTTCTAGTTCTTGCATTTCTCTATTAGGTGTAAACAGAAGATGTGACAGAAGGAGGTGTACGCATCTAACACACGGTAAGACTTTTAAACTagccatttatttctttatactaATGCCACGGAAATTGACATATTAATTCTAGCAATTAAGAGAACAGGTGTATTATGATTTTACGGTCACGTGCAGATGCTGATTGCGATGCACTTTGGTAACAAATGCTTTACCCTGAAGGATTGGAAAGTATTCACTCGTCTATAGCAATGTTCAGTGCATTGTAATCTCATATCTAAGAGCTATATTTTGTGTCTTGTACCTATTCTTTGGCAATACAATGACAGCGTGGATTCAGACAAGTTCTTGAATAGATCTCTGCTAATAATAGCAGCTGTGCTAGAAATCCTGGTTATATGCTGCCACTCCTCCTAAACAACACAAGAGTGTTTAGTCAATGCAGTGATTTGGACGCGGTGATTGTGTTGGCTTCTTGGAAATTTTTACTTTCAGGAATGTAGTCAGGGTCCAAAGATCTGAGACCACATTGAAAAGCAGGagttcaaaatctaatttaaaccttgaaataaaaaggattttaaaaaatgaaattaggagTTATTATGAcatgaaatggaaaacaaatgttttagatTCTACACTATGTTTAGGTCATTCATGACTGACATGTTCATGCTATTTTGTATAGACAGTAAGATGTACTGGCTTCAACTGAAGCATACAGTGCTCTACGGATCATCTCAAATCATGCTGAGGAACACGATCGCTCAATTTTGTacgaacctttttttttttttttttgcagtctatTGTCTgtgttatttcttttatttatttccaacCATTAGTGCATTTTGTAAACTGCTTGTCATACAAGGCTGTGGGGATACCGAAGacatcgttttatttatttatttattattcatggaatttattttttatagctgaaaaatacatacaaaaaatgtttttaagaaggggaatgtaaatgatgaattgtacattttaatgactgtaattattgttttttttaattttaacattaataaatgttaaagagATATTCAGAGACTGAATATGTGATCCTAAAGATCTGACAGACGTTTATTGGTTTCTGCTAGTCAGAGGCCAAAGCTGTGACTGAGCTAATGTGCAGTAATGTATTGGTTATGCATGGAATGTCAACCTTCTTTATCCCAGAGTCTTAAACAACGACGGAGTGAAACTCTCAAGCAATCCTGCCAAGACCAGATTTACAAAAAAGCCATTCATTGAGTTTGtttggcaaaaaaagaaaaatctgaacaGGCGTGTCTTAATTATAGGGAGTTGTGGCAGCCCAAGTCCTaaagcttgttttattaaaccattaaaccATATAAAGAGATTCTCTCAGGCTGCTTGGCATAGTCGTCTCGCCTTTTTTGTCTGCCTGCCAGCTCAGTTGAATGAAATTCTGTCTTCAGTTTCTAATGTTTTCTCCCTAATAGTCCACTACCCAATAATGCTCAATGATAATCGCGTTGTGGTAGCATAATACTGTTTAACTGAAAGTAGAGTCCCACGTAGAGTGGTGACCAAGCAACTGCAGATGTAATTGAAGTAGATATTGAATTTGTTCTCTTAAAGgcatttaaatggttttgttgTAATTGTGACTCATCGGTGTACCAGGCTTGAcattgactgtgtgtgtgcaggtgacCAGGTAAACCTGTCCATCTGATgaatttttatgaatgttttttgtctCTTCCTTTTTCATCATTTCACTCTGTAAGATGGCTGCTCCCCCAGTTATCCCCAGGAGACAGTCTAAGTCTACAAAAGACACAACTGCTAACTCGCATCCCATAggtataaatgcatgtgtgtattgtatgtgtttattttctgtttgtctgtttaatGAAATTGATACGTAATGGCAGCACATGTTTTTGACTATTTATGTAAATCCACACAAACATACGCACACAATGTATTGGTATTGGTGGTTTACGGGGATTCTCTATAGGCGTaatgttttgggggttttttactgtacaaactgataaaacaatgaaatttaGTACGTTTTTTAAGCCTTtaggcagtgtcctcataaaccccCTGtactttgtaattatatatgtgtatataattatatataaatagaatatttcATTGCTTTATATTTGCTTATCTTAGTAAATGGAGGAGACAGAGTGAAAACAGATTCACATCTGATGCATGCACAGAGAGAAGTTGTAAGTATAACTGTTTAGAAACTGCTTCTTGTATAGAATGCAGAC carries:
- the slc6a16a gene encoding sodium-dependent neutral amino acid transporter B(0)AT2; translation: MEKLPLPSDEDGSVLAESRSDMVLVAADEEGSAGADGPEDDRPAWDSKLQYVLAQVGFSVGLGNVWRFPYLCHQNGGGAFMLLYVMLLLVIGVPLFFMELAAGQSIRQGSIGVWKHISPRLAGIGYSSCMVCFFVALYYNVIIAWSLFYMGNSFQYPLPWEQCPVDMISNQTVKECASSSPTSYFWFRKALDISDSIDQSGEFNPIMTGCLLAAWAIVCLAMIKGIKSSAKVMYFSSVFPYAVLICFLIRGLMLDGAMDGIKYMFYPKLEIWGEVQVWRQAATQVFFALGLGYGSVIAYSSYNPVHNNCHRDAIMVSSINFMTSVLASLVVFVVLGFRAKNIALDCVATNVARMAGMASPGSSEHWWPWFNISDPKSVTLQDYREWYSHYGSLLGSNITDCDLEREMSKGVEGTGLAFIAFTEAMAFFPASPFWSTLFFLMLLNLGLSTMFGTMQGILTPLMDNFRVLGRHKTILTVCSCILGFFIGLLFTQRSGNYFVTMFDDYSATLPLIIVVIFETISVAWIYGADRFLDDVEVMLHWRPPVIYRYLWKYVCLLGMVGLLAASLLRMVFKRPTYTAWNHTTGSETSLEYPGWALVVLSMLIIVASLPVPVGYLLSFLRGGRSLPVEEGEIEPPRERYSKCNSAEPEPNNHHSPLDEDRNRPRSTFLPLGAEHYRLLPQQEEGEEEEDTGL